In Pseudothermotoga hypogea DSM 11164 = NBRC 106472, the following are encoded in one genomic region:
- a CDS encoding site-2 protease family protein, protein MAVVYFLIVFMAVVVVHELGHFVFAKLFRVDVHEFAIGFGPKIYQKKFRKTLFRINVFPLGGYVKLAGEDPTEAQNPQSLYSKPAWQRLFIFLAGPLFSILAGYMLFVLIVSMWGVPAISIAYVEPGKPAHEAGLRDGDIILKINGRRVYDSYTVSQTIRKGNPVELTVLRNGEKIVINAAPKLFEESHFMLLKDVVGDVQVGTSINSVAGKPLNPAQLSSLVENYVSVETDAGTFRGLLKQYQYDPPKYALGFYFATVSNVFRKDFDVFKRGDVLLSVEDITVKNNVDLSRIYQLVLAQETGFYIEVQHDRIVWARRGLPDEVSVTLMRDDREIQLKIPSSLIKNVLETAGLFEPKTSNLRPANAFEVIAVAVDRCNNVLVTMYRSLFGVFRGREAGGVVGPVGLVAFIGETAKAGLEPVLTLVALITMSLGIFNLLPLPALDGGRIVFSLIELLSRKKVKPELENLIHFIGFLLLIALMVFVTFGDIGRLMGR, encoded by the coding sequence ATGGCTGTAGTGTACTTCTTGATCGTGTTCATGGCTGTGGTTGTTGTACACGAGCTTGGTCATTTTGTGTTTGCGAAACTGTTCAGGGTGGACGTACATGAGTTCGCCATAGGTTTTGGCCCGAAGATCTACCAGAAAAAGTTCAGGAAAACGCTTTTCAGGATAAACGTTTTCCCGCTCGGTGGTTACGTGAAGCTTGCAGGTGAAGACCCCACAGAAGCGCAGAACCCGCAGAGTTTGTACTCAAAACCGGCGTGGCAAAGACTTTTCATCTTCCTCGCCGGGCCTCTCTTCTCCATATTGGCAGGCTACATGCTCTTTGTCCTCATCGTCTCGATGTGGGGCGTGCCCGCGATATCGATAGCTTACGTTGAGCCAGGCAAGCCTGCGCACGAAGCAGGCCTCAGAGACGGAGACATAATCTTGAAGATCAACGGCAGGAGGGTTTACGACAGTTACACCGTCAGCCAGACGATAAGGAAGGGTAACCCGGTGGAACTGACCGTGCTCAGGAACGGAGAAAAGATCGTTATAAATGCCGCACCAAAGTTGTTCGAAGAATCTCATTTCATGTTGCTGAAAGACGTGGTCGGAGACGTTCAAGTGGGAACGAGCATCAACTCGGTGGCGGGAAAACCTCTGAACCCGGCGCAGCTTTCGAGCCTTGTGGAGAACTACGTGTCGGTGGAAACGGACGCTGGGACGTTCAGAGGGTTACTGAAACAGTACCAGTACGATCCTCCAAAATACGCACTCGGTTTTTACTTCGCCACGGTCTCGAACGTTTTCAGAAAAGATTTCGATGTTTTCAAGAGGGGCGACGTGCTATTGAGTGTTGAAGATATCACGGTGAAAAACAACGTGGACCTCTCGAGGATCTATCAACTCGTGCTTGCACAAGAAACAGGCTTTTACATCGAAGTTCAACATGACCGCATCGTCTGGGCCAGGCGCGGTTTACCCGACGAAGTGTCTGTGACGTTGATGAGAGACGATCGAGAGATCCAACTGAAGATTCCTTCTTCACTAATCAAGAACGTGCTCGAAACAGCAGGTCTGTTCGAACCAAAGACAAGCAACTTGAGACCTGCAAACGCTTTCGAAGTGATCGCCGTTGCTGTGGACAGATGCAACAACGTTCTCGTCACAATGTACAGATCGTTGTTTGGTGTCTTCCGTGGCAGGGAAGCTGGTGGTGTCGTTGGACCCGTTGGATTGGTTGCGTTCATCGGGGAAACGGCGAAGGCCGGACTCGAACCTGTGCTGACCCTCGTTGCGCTGATCACGATGAGCTTGGGCATCTTCAACTTGTTGCCGTTGCCCGCCCTGGATGGTGGTAGGATCGTCTTCTCCTTGATCGAGCTGTTGAGCAGAAAGAAGGTCAAACCCGAACTGGAGAACCTGATACACTTCATCGGTTTTTTGCTGCTCATCGCGCTGATGGTCTTCGTCACGTTCGGCGATATAGGCAGGTTGATGGGAAGATGA
- a CDS encoding DUF5693 family protein — MKEPSRLKKVAEIAFFVSALVCLVIFVPSRFVADKRDLAYTLGISIDDDRIMLPSGKIVYVIDPAERIEPYMEYVTFRGDFSGYEAKTYADQADLYGVWIGMLEFNDSASFVKKIQLLRKQPERFFRIHTVRQEEVEKMRLTESMIYYRFRRAILERSIDMIWIQSLENVNVERILERIERQFGKPKAVPSPNIGSFKLQWLAFLSMVLLLFSQKPLLGIFTAPFWFWNQSIAVSVVSIIATVLLYSYREKHLLPVLYLILGLLTNAALWDFWHVNDLDVYRGVKLSLSLLPFFVLVKSVLREWKWLKKYWLAGVTVVAVAGFYYLSRSGNTAFVAYFERQFRDILEGLLWVRPRFKEIVGYPAFALWLSFPNFKWSFVLELLASVALVSTFNTFCHIKTPLMVSLYRSIFSIAVGYATLFVIRKVKQRAAQRL; from the coding sequence ATGAAAGAACCCTCCAGATTGAAAAAAGTCGCTGAAATTGCCTTCTTTGTTTCGGCACTGGTGTGCTTGGTGATCTTCGTACCAAGCAGGTTCGTGGCTGACAAGAGAGATCTTGCCTACACATTGGGAATCTCGATCGACGATGATAGGATCATGCTACCTTCTGGAAAGATCGTTTACGTCATAGATCCAGCAGAACGGATCGAGCCGTACATGGAGTACGTGACGTTCCGGGGCGACTTCAGCGGTTACGAGGCAAAAACCTACGCGGATCAGGCGGACCTTTATGGTGTTTGGATCGGTATGCTCGAGTTCAACGACAGTGCCAGCTTTGTGAAGAAGATCCAGTTACTCCGAAAACAACCTGAAAGGTTCTTCAGAATACACACCGTCCGACAGGAAGAAGTCGAGAAGATGAGACTCACCGAGTCAATGATTTATTACAGGTTCAGGAGGGCGATACTGGAACGCAGTATCGACATGATCTGGATCCAGTCACTCGAAAACGTGAACGTGGAACGAATACTCGAAAGGATAGAGCGCCAGTTTGGAAAACCCAAAGCGGTTCCTTCACCAAACATTGGTTCGTTCAAACTTCAGTGGCTCGCTTTTTTGTCTATGGTTCTGCTTTTATTCTCACAAAAGCCCCTGCTCGGGATCTTCACCGCACCATTCTGGTTTTGGAACCAATCCATCGCCGTCTCAGTAGTTTCCATAATCGCGACCGTTCTTCTATACTCCTACAGGGAAAAACATCTCTTGCCCGTACTGTATCTGATCCTCGGTCTGCTTACCAACGCTGCACTCTGGGATTTTTGGCATGTGAACGATCTTGACGTGTACAGGGGCGTGAAGCTTTCTCTTTCACTTCTTCCATTCTTCGTCCTCGTGAAGAGCGTGCTGAGAGAATGGAAGTGGTTGAAAAAATACTGGTTAGCAGGCGTCACGGTGGTGGCAGTCGCAGGTTTCTACTATCTGTCACGGTCCGGGAACACGGCCTTCGTTGCTTACTTCGAAAGGCAGTTCCGTGACATACTCGAAGGATTGCTTTGGGTGAGACCGAGGTTCAAAGAGATTGTGGGCTATCCTGCGTTCGCTTTGTGGTTGAGCTTTCCAAACTTCAAATGGTCCTTCGTTCTTGAACTGCTCGCGAGTGTTGCGCTGGTTTCCACCTTCAACACTTTCTGTCACATAAAGACCCCATTGATGGTTTCTCTCTACAGATCCATCTTCTCCATTGCGGTAGGATACGCGACACTTTTCGTGATTCGAAAGGTGAAACAACGTGCAGCTCAACGTTTATGA
- the fliW gene encoding flagellar assembly protein FliW: MLCETKVGEVEVSESKILVFERGIPGFEHLRKFTIVELEQTKPFRWLVSLEDANVALPIVNPWLVRVDYSFDLSEADREELKLESSDEIEVWVVVTIPAGVPSEASVNLFAPIVINKSRNLAKQVLLEGSEYKLRHRISEELERSNEILKRMQKE, translated from the coding sequence ATGCTCTGTGAAACGAAGGTTGGAGAGGTGGAAGTCAGCGAATCGAAGATATTGGTTTTCGAAAGAGGTATCCCGGGTTTTGAACATCTTCGCAAATTCACCATCGTAGAGTTGGAACAAACCAAACCTTTCCGCTGGCTTGTTTCGCTCGAAGATGCGAACGTGGCCTTGCCCATCGTTAATCCCTGGCTCGTGAGGGTGGACTACTCTTTCGATTTGAGCGAGGCGGACAGGGAAGAACTCAAGCTCGAAAGTTCCGATGAAATAGAGGTCTGGGTGGTGGTCACGATACCTGCCGGTGTGCCGAGCGAAGCGAGTGTAAACCTCTTTGCCCCCATTGTGATCAACAAGAGCAGGAATCTGGCAAAACAGGTTCTTCTCGAGGGAAGCGAGTACAAACTCAGGCATAGAATCAGCGAGGAACTCGAAAGGAGCAATGAGATTCTCAAAAGGATGCAGAAGGAGTGA
- the queA gene encoding tRNA preQ1(34) S-adenosylmethionine ribosyltransferase-isomerase QueA has translation MKVSDFDYELPEELIAQTPIEPRDSSRLMVVHRASGSIEHRIFREILEYLTCNDVLVLNNSKVIPARLFGQLENRQVEILLVQKVNERVWKCLVRPGKKIKPKVVVQLNEGILARCLDKCEEGMRLIEFSVNDEELLRMGEAPIPPYVRTKIPLERYQTVYAKVAGSVAAPTAGFHFTETLLERIRSLGVKIVEITLHVGIGTFRPVKTENVEEHRMHAERYSIPLDVVETIEKAKSEGGRIIAVGTTVARTLETFARTNLREGETDLFIYPPFEFKIVDALITNFHLPRSTLLMLVAAFAGYELTMKAYKEAVEKRYRFYSFGDAMFIL, from the coding sequence ATGAAGGTGTCTGACTTCGACTACGAACTCCCCGAAGAACTGATCGCCCAAACGCCCATCGAACCCCGAGATAGTTCCAGGTTGATGGTCGTTCACAGGGCCTCGGGCTCTATAGAGCACAGGATCTTCCGGGAGATTCTCGAGTATCTGACTTGCAACGATGTGTTGGTGCTGAACAACAGCAAGGTGATCCCCGCAAGACTTTTCGGTCAGCTTGAAAACAGGCAGGTCGAGATATTGCTGGTGCAGAAAGTGAACGAAAGAGTCTGGAAATGCCTGGTGAGGCCTGGCAAAAAAATCAAACCAAAGGTTGTAGTGCAACTGAACGAAGGCATCCTGGCGAGATGCCTGGACAAGTGCGAAGAAGGGATGCGACTGATCGAATTCAGCGTGAACGACGAGGAACTGTTAAGGATGGGAGAGGCGCCCATCCCACCCTATGTTCGAACAAAGATACCACTTGAAAGATACCAGACAGTCTACGCCAAAGTGGCTGGTTCTGTGGCTGCCCCCACAGCTGGTTTTCACTTCACAGAAACACTTCTGGAGAGGATCCGTTCTCTCGGTGTGAAGATAGTGGAGATCACACTCCATGTGGGCATCGGTACCTTCAGACCGGTGAAGACGGAGAACGTGGAGGAACACAGAATGCACGCTGAGCGTTACTCAATACCCCTGGATGTGGTCGAAACCATAGAGAAAGCGAAATCGGAAGGTGGCAGGATCATCGCGGTGGGAACGACGGTAGCAAGGACGCTCGAGACCTTCGCTCGTACGAATCTCAGAGAGGGTGAGACGGATCTGTTCATCTACCCTCCGTTTGAATTCAAGATTGTGGACGCACTCATCACGAACTTTCATCTACCACGATCCACCCTTCTGATGCTCGTGGCTGCTTTCGCCGGTTATGAACTGACGATGAAGGCTTACAAAGAAGCTGTGGAAAAGCGATACAGATTCTATTCCTTCGGAGATGCCATGTTCATCCTCTGA
- a CDS encoding YraN family protein, whose translation MNWKEAEEAAAKFLKRKGYRIIERNYRTRFGEIDIVARYGGYLVFVEVKSGKSEYFPRTRVDLSKVKRIELAVNEYLLKHKIKYEALRIDVVEVSEKGIEHFEGVQF comes from the coding sequence TTGAACTGGAAGGAAGCCGAAGAGGCCGCTGCTAAGTTCCTCAAGAGGAAGGGTTACAGAATAATCGAGCGTAACTACAGAACACGTTTCGGCGAGATAGACATAGTGGCGAGGTACGGTGGGTACCTCGTTTTTGTTGAAGTTAAGAGTGGAAAGAGCGAGTACTTTCCGCGAACACGCGTGGACCTTTCTAAAGTCAAAAGAATAGAACTTGCTGTCAACGAATACTTGCTCAAGCACAAAATCAAATACGAAGCTCTGCGCATCGATGTCGTAGAAGTCAGCGAGAAAGGTATCGAGCACTTCGAAGGCGTCCAGTTTTGA
- the flgL gene encoding flagellar hook-associated protein FlgL has translation MRITDRMTSDRVLYNIQKTITQIAKLHDEISSGSKVRYPSDDAVLATRSSNLDSRLRELQQYERNVNYVQNLVKGYDTSIQQVSELYQRIRELLVQASNGTLTADQRNAISEEIKRIKQQLIQIANTQVGSDYIFAGLDGSKPPVSEDGEIMVKPEALRSRTTMVLGYPLEFGINVKDIFVTDGNQSVFSLIDMTLKALERNDPKFLSDVALAGVNYLEKSVSENLAKVGATQRMVEAAANRIVDLNNFMTEHLSKERDVDITEAVTELSMKQAVLNAALKSAANLLRSTLVDYIS, from the coding sequence ATGAGGATTACAGACAGGATGACGAGTGACAGGGTTCTGTACAACATTCAAAAGACCATTACACAGATCGCGAAGTTACACGATGAGATCTCTTCTGGTTCCAAGGTGAGATATCCCAGTGACGATGCGGTTCTGGCGACAAGATCGTCAAACCTCGACAGCAGATTGCGCGAACTGCAGCAGTACGAGCGCAACGTGAACTACGTACAGAACTTGGTCAAAGGGTACGATACATCAATTCAGCAAGTGAGTGAGCTTTATCAGAGGATCAGAGAGTTGCTCGTCCAAGCGTCAAACGGAACGCTCACCGCAGATCAGAGAAACGCCATTTCTGAGGAGATCAAGCGTATCAAGCAGCAGCTGATTCAGATCGCGAACACGCAGGTCGGCTCAGACTACATCTTTGCAGGGCTGGATGGCAGTAAACCTCCGGTGAGCGAAGATGGAGAGATTATGGTGAAGCCAGAGGCGCTGAGGAGCAGAACGACGATGGTGCTGGGTTATCCTTTAGAGTTCGGAATCAACGTCAAGGATATCTTCGTGACCGACGGGAATCAGAGCGTGTTCAGCTTGATAGACATGACTTTGAAGGCTTTGGAGAGGAACGATCCAAAATTTCTGAGCGACGTGGCCCTTGCGGGGGTGAACTATCTGGAAAAGTCTGTGTCGGAGAACCTTGCGAAGGTCGGAGCAACACAGAGGATGGTTGAAGCTGCGGCGAACAGGATCGTTGATCTGAACAACTTCATGACCGAACATTTGTCCAAAGAACGCGATGTGGACATCACCGAAGCGGTCACGGAGCTTTCGATGAAACAAGCCGTGCTCAACGCGGCACTCAAATCGGCGGCAAACCTCCTGAGGAGCACGTTGGTCGATTACATCTCTTAG
- a CDS encoding RluA family pseudouridine synthase → MELSVDRDNAYGRLDKFLRKQLKSVPLSEIYKLLRTGKIVVNGKIIRDPAYELEPGDSVRIDDDLSRYSRQTVSVRPVPLKLDIIYEDEDMLALNKKAGIALHPGDKTRGTTLIHGLMFYGRQKGFTPHLVHRLDRDTSGVLLVAKNNRSARILSHMFRERLLDKEYIALVAGRLHGHGRIELPIDGQEAVSEYEVLEKFEQATLVRVILHTGRTHQIRRHFAALGNPVVGDTIYGNRNVNHQFREAYGLRRQFLHCIRISFMHPSKPERITLKAPLPKDLEEVLERLRT, encoded by the coding sequence TTGGAACTTTCAGTCGACAGGGACAACGCGTACGGAAGGCTGGACAAGTTCCTGAGAAAGCAACTCAAAAGCGTGCCTCTTTCGGAGATATACAAGCTGTTGCGAACCGGAAAGATCGTCGTGAACGGAAAGATCATCAGAGATCCCGCTTACGAACTCGAGCCGGGTGATAGTGTACGCATCGACGATGATCTGTCGAGGTATTCGCGACAAACCGTCTCGGTGAGGCCCGTTCCACTGAAACTCGACATCATCTACGAAGACGAAGACATGCTTGCGCTCAACAAGAAAGCCGGTATCGCACTGCACCCCGGGGACAAGACCAGAGGCACCACACTCATACACGGTCTCATGTTCTACGGCAGGCAGAAGGGCTTCACACCGCATCTGGTGCACAGGCTCGATAGAGACACGTCCGGGGTCCTCTTAGTCGCGAAGAACAACAGAAGTGCGAGGATTCTCAGTCACATGTTCAGAGAACGATTGCTCGACAAAGAATACATCGCACTCGTCGCAGGAAGACTGCATGGACACGGAAGGATAGAACTTCCAATAGATGGACAGGAAGCCGTCAGTGAATACGAAGTTCTGGAGAAGTTCGAACAGGCCACCTTGGTCCGCGTGATTCTACACACGGGAAGGACTCATCAGATCAGGAGGCACTTCGCCGCGCTGGGAAATCCCGTCGTTGGAGACACGATCTACGGTAACAGGAACGTGAACCACCAATTTCGTGAGGCTTACGGGCTCAGAAGGCAGTTCTTGCACTGTATAAGGATCAGTTTCATGCACCCAAGCAAACCTGAGAGGATCACACTGAAGGCACCACTGCCGAAAGATCTTGAAGAAGTGCTCGAGAGGTTGAGAACATGA
- the smpB gene encoding SsrA-binding protein SmpB, giving the protein MEIIAVNKKARDYHIIETYEAGIELKGTEVKSLREKNVSFKDSFCRIKDGEVYLLNLHISPYKHASHFNHDPERPRRLLLHKREIKRLAGRLSAGGFTLIPTKLYFNDKGIAKVEIALAKGKRKYDKREEIRERELERKLREYVKYRGR; this is encoded by the coding sequence ATGGAAATCATCGCGGTGAACAAAAAGGCGAGAGATTACCACATAATAGAGACCTACGAGGCGGGCATAGAGCTCAAGGGTACAGAGGTGAAGTCTCTAAGGGAGAAGAACGTTTCTTTTAAAGATTCTTTTTGCCGCATCAAGGATGGCGAGGTGTATCTGTTGAACCTGCACATCAGCCCTTACAAACACGCGAGCCATTTCAACCACGATCCGGAAAGACCAAGAAGGTTGTTGCTGCACAAGCGTGAGATAAAGCGATTGGCCGGTAGACTCAGCGCCGGCGGTTTCACCCTCATACCAACAAAACTTTACTTCAACGACAAGGGCATCGCTAAGGTCGAGATAGCACTCGCAAAGGGTAAGAGGAAGTACGATAAGCGTGAGGAGATAAGAGAGAGGGAACTTGAAAGAAAATTGAGAGAATACGTGAAGTACAGGGGAAGATAA
- a CDS encoding RNA polymerase factor sigma-54 yields the protein MRLRLDLSREFSNREIFFKFVELPTGELLEFLKDSFPHVSLDAEDEETGLSGTSRLRSGEKSLQEELMELIVLLRLDEEEEHIAEYIIYNLDDSGKLLVEKREICEKFSITQEKLENLIEAIKSVGPEGLFEGCVSGFGESASYVRPDLVIRDDLSVQVREIAIYFGGFNKKIEKIFLYLNELLQRRKEILLSLGNMIVRKNVNFLLGKSSYPNKIKLIDAAEELELHVSTVSRAVSAKYVKTPVGTFPMRVFFGRNVEVKFLLPLLCELLRNNPNSTDEELRRSLKEHGIELSRRTVNKYRNIIGGIIHEERSVSER from the coding sequence ATGAGGCTGAGACTCGATCTAAGCCGAGAATTCTCCAACAGAGAGATCTTCTTCAAGTTCGTCGAGCTTCCAACGGGAGAACTTCTTGAGTTCCTTAAAGACAGCTTTCCGCACGTGAGTCTCGATGCGGAGGACGAAGAGACTGGACTTTCAGGGACGAGCCGCTTGCGAAGCGGTGAGAAATCTCTTCAGGAAGAACTCATGGAGCTCATCGTTTTGCTTCGGCTCGATGAGGAAGAGGAACACATCGCAGAGTACATAATATACAATCTTGACGATTCTGGAAAGCTTCTGGTGGAAAAAAGAGAGATCTGCGAAAAATTCTCGATAACGCAGGAAAAACTGGAAAATTTGATCGAAGCCATCAAGAGCGTTGGGCCTGAGGGCCTGTTCGAAGGCTGTGTTTCAGGCTTTGGGGAAAGCGCGTCGTACGTGAGACCGGACCTGGTGATCCGAGACGATCTGTCTGTGCAGGTCAGGGAGATTGCCATCTACTTCGGCGGTTTCAACAAGAAGATAGAAAAGATCTTCCTTTACCTCAACGAGTTGCTGCAGCGCAGAAAGGAGATACTGCTCTCTCTTGGAAACATGATCGTCAGAAAGAACGTGAATTTCTTGCTTGGAAAATCGAGCTATCCTAACAAGATCAAGCTCATCGATGCCGCAGAGGAACTGGAACTGCACGTTTCCACCGTTTCGAGGGCCGTTTCTGCCAAGTATGTTAAAACGCCTGTAGGCACTTTCCCGATGCGCGTATTCTTCGGTCGGAACGTCGAAGTGAAATTCCTGTTACCCTTGCTCTGCGAACTGCTGAGAAACAATCCCAACTCGACCGACGAGGAACTGAGACGTTCTCTGAAGGAACACGGTATCGAGCTGAGCAGACGCACCGTGAACAAATACAGGAACATTATCGGAGGCATCATCCATGAGGAGCGCTCTGTTTCTGAACGGTGA
- the gatC gene encoding Asp-tRNA(Asn)/Glu-tRNA(Gln) amidotransferase subunit GatC codes for MIRIDEGLIRHLESLARLQLSDEQRRSIEKDMREILSYMELLNEVDVNGVEPMYTPIESNSDLRPDEVRPFEDVEAIKMNFPKRRDGHIVVPGIHA; via the coding sequence TTGATCAGAATAGACGAGGGATTGATCAGACACCTTGAAAGCCTTGCAAGATTGCAGTTGAGCGACGAGCAGCGCAGATCGATCGAGAAGGACATGCGTGAGATACTCTCCTACATGGAATTGCTGAACGAGGTGGACGTGAATGGTGTCGAGCCCATGTACACACCCATTGAGTCGAACAGTGATCTCAGACCCGATGAAGTCAGACCCTTCGAAGATGTGGAAGCCATAAAGATGAACTTCCCGAAGCGAAGAGACGGGCACATCGTTGTGCCGGGAATACATGCTTGA
- a CDS encoding 1-deoxy-D-xylulose-5-phosphate reductoisomerase, with amino-acid sequence MVERTVVIVGMTGSMGSQALEVIKKMGSFRVLAGTYHSSFDKAQSLAKEYAVEKLICTKDGYEELEAFLEQRRPDIVMVCIPGFASLPVTLKALRTSKRVLLASKEALVCGGWLVKEAMKETSCELIPLDSEHSAVMQLYEPSVEGILLTSSGGALRDWKLEDLDRAKPEDVLRHPVWKMGKRITIDSATMVNKGFEVLEACELFQLQASQVEVLIHREGLVHAAVFLKDGTIKMHLGFPDMRVPIAYGLTYPDRRYEHRKWPNFAETQLRFQQVEKCRYPAFYLAYEIENDYAKRTAYNAADEVCVEAFLQGRIRFTDIARVLAKVVEKIEGTPRDLQDLKDVDEASRKLAEEVIEWL; translated from the coding sequence ATGGTTGAAAGAACCGTCGTGATCGTCGGCATGACGGGTTCCATGGGTAGTCAGGCGTTAGAAGTGATCAAGAAAATGGGATCCTTCCGAGTCTTGGCGGGAACGTACCACTCCAGTTTCGACAAAGCCCAAAGTCTCGCGAAAGAATATGCGGTTGAAAAGCTAATCTGCACCAAAGATGGTTACGAAGAACTTGAAGCCTTTCTCGAACAGCGCAGGCCAGACATCGTGATGGTTTGCATCCCAGGTTTTGCGAGCCTTCCCGTCACGCTCAAGGCGTTACGAACGTCGAAGAGGGTTTTGCTCGCGAGCAAGGAGGCACTCGTGTGCGGTGGTTGGCTCGTCAAAGAGGCGATGAAAGAAACGTCCTGCGAGCTGATTCCTCTCGACAGCGAGCACAGCGCCGTGATGCAGCTCTACGAACCTTCAGTGGAGGGAATCTTGCTGACGTCGTCCGGTGGAGCGTTGAGAGACTGGAAGTTGGAGGATTTGGATAGGGCAAAGCCTGAAGACGTTCTGAGACATCCTGTCTGGAAGATGGGCAAGAGAATAACGATAGATTCTGCGACCATGGTGAACAAAGGTTTCGAGGTCTTAGAAGCGTGCGAGCTGTTCCAGTTGCAGGCAAGCCAAGTAGAAGTGCTCATCCACAGAGAAGGTTTGGTCCACGCCGCGGTGTTTCTGAAAGATGGAACGATTAAGATGCATCTGGGTTTTCCCGACATGAGAGTTCCGATCGCCTATGGACTCACGTATCCGGACAGACGCTACGAACACAGAAAATGGCCGAACTTCGCCGAAACACAGCTCAGATTTCAGCAAGTTGAAAAGTGTCGCTATCCCGCCTTTTATCTTGCTTACGAAATCGAAAACGATTACGCTAAAAGGACTGCGTACAACGCCGCTGATGAAGTGTGTGTGGAGGCGTTCCTTCAGGGTCGAATAAGGTTCACGGACATTGCCAGAGTCCTTGCGAAGGTCGTTGAAAAGATCGAAGGTACTCCGAGGGACTTGCAGGATCTGAAGGACGTAGATGAAGCGAGTAGGAAGCTCGCAGAAGAGGTGATCGAATGGCTGTAG
- a CDS encoding thiamine diphosphokinase yields MRSALFLNGDCEDFESVDLEDYDLIIAVDGGAKRFLKAGLVPDLFVGDGDSLDESDLNELKALGCEVLLFPKEKDEIDTELALRKAIERGAKEIDIFCWMGERLDMLLALMYLMGSFNVKITAKSRKLIVGVVSTELELEANPNEKWSIIPIAGDAYGVTLKGFKYEIANKNMPCDHPYGVSNIAILPRVKISVERGKVAYFRWLKEPS; encoded by the coding sequence ATGAGGAGCGCTCTGTTTCTGAACGGTGATTGTGAGGACTTCGAAAGTGTAGATCTGGAAGACTACGACCTCATCATAGCGGTGGACGGAGGGGCAAAAAGATTCTTGAAAGCCGGTCTGGTGCCGGATTTGTTCGTTGGAGACGGCGACTCGCTGGACGAGTCCGATCTCAACGAACTGAAAGCGCTCGGCTGTGAAGTGCTTTTGTTCCCGAAAGAGAAGGACGAGATAGACACCGAGCTCGCGCTCAGAAAGGCGATCGAAAGAGGGGCAAAGGAAATAGACATTTTCTGCTGGATGGGCGAGAGGCTGGACATGCTTCTGGCGCTGATGTACCTGATGGGTTCTTTCAACGTCAAAATCACCGCAAAGAGTCGGAAACTGATCGTGGGCGTTGTTTCCACAGAGTTGGAACTCGAAGCGAATCCGAACGAGAAATGGTCCATCATCCCAATCGCCGGAGATGCGTACGGAGTCACACTGAAGGGGTTCAAGTACGAGATCGCTAACAAAAACATGCCATGCGACCATCCTTACGGGGTGAGCAACATCGCGATCTTGCCGCGAGTCAAAATATCGGTTGAACGGGGAAAGGTGGCGTACTTCAGATGGTTGAAAGAACCGTCGTGA
- the csrA gene encoding carbon storage regulator CsrA has translation MLVFSRKVGESFIIGDEIEVVVLKIEGSEVKIGISAPKHVKIYRTEIYKKIVEENLRASSVSVDSLKGVKVIDQNRRGIDQTP, from the coding sequence ATGCTCGTATTCTCGAGAAAGGTGGGGGAAAGCTTCATCATCGGTGACGAGATCGAGGTGGTGGTGCTCAAGATAGAAGGTTCAGAGGTGAAGATAGGTATCTCCGCTCCCAAACATGTTAAAATATACAGGACGGAGATATACAAAAAGATTGTCGAGGAAAACCTGAGAGCGTCGAGCGTGAGTGTCGATTCGCTGAAGGGGGTCAAAGTGATTGATCAGAATAGACGAGGGATTGATCAGACACCTTGA